In Hamadaea flava, a genomic segment contains:
- a CDS encoding PadR family transcriptional regulator, translating to MHITKDLVAASATPLVLGILADGESYGYAILKQIGDLSGGRLEWTDGLLYPLLHRLERLGHVESVWRGPEGGRRRKYYRITDQGLGELAEQRRQWSAVVDALQNIWNDAQSSGPRLAWEG from the coding sequence GTGCACATCACGAAGGACCTGGTCGCGGCATCGGCGACGCCGCTCGTCCTCGGCATCCTCGCCGACGGGGAGAGCTACGGCTACGCCATCCTCAAACAGATCGGCGACCTGTCCGGCGGCCGTCTGGAATGGACGGACGGACTGCTCTACCCGCTGCTGCACCGGCTGGAGCGGCTGGGCCATGTCGAGTCGGTGTGGCGCGGCCCCGAAGGCGGGCGGCGCCGCAAGTACTACCGCATCACCGACCAGGGACTGGGCGAGCTGGCCGAGCAACGCAGGCAGTGGTCAGCCGTCGTCGACGCGCTGCAGAACATCTGGAACGACGCTCAGTCGAGCGGCCCGCGACTCGCCTGGGAGGGGTGA
- a CDS encoding DUF6529 family protein: MTTTSTKNNSKLLVPLLIGALVSVALGVYGGQHKGDSIVFKVSGFEDLIKVKSWMAVAAGVFALVQAASALIMYGRIKAIRAPSWIGVLHRWSGRLAFFIAVPVAVFCLYGIGFQAYDARVFVHSLLGCLFFGVFTVKMLVLTKPGVAGWVLPVLGGTVFTVLVGTVLTSAAWYFSAH; this comes from the coding sequence ATGACGACCACGTCCACCAAGAACAACAGCAAGCTTCTCGTCCCACTGCTGATCGGCGCCCTGGTGTCGGTCGCGCTCGGCGTCTACGGCGGGCAGCACAAGGGCGACAGCATCGTCTTCAAGGTCTCCGGCTTCGAAGACCTGATCAAGGTGAAGAGCTGGATGGCCGTGGCGGCCGGCGTCTTCGCGCTCGTCCAGGCCGCGTCGGCGCTGATCATGTACGGCAGGATCAAGGCGATCCGCGCGCCGTCGTGGATCGGTGTCCTGCATCGCTGGTCCGGCCGGCTCGCCTTCTTCATCGCCGTCCCGGTCGCCGTCTTCTGCCTCTACGGCATCGGCTTCCAGGCGTACGACGCGCGGGTGTTCGTGCACTCCCTGCTGGGCTGCCTGTTCTTCGGCGTCTTCACGGTGAAGATGCTGGTGCTGACCAAGCCCGGGGTGGCCGGCTGGGTGCTGCCCGTCCTGGGCGGCACGGTCTTCACTGTGCTCGTCGGAACCGTCCTCACCTCGGCCGCCTGGTATTTCAGCGCCCACTGA
- a CDS encoding MFS transporter codes for MYLSTVDRPAATGAGRRWTAIGANVFALGLVSLVTDVSAEMVTAVLPAYLVLGLGLTPLAYGAVDGLYTGATAVLRLAGGWLADRTRQRKTVAGIGYGVSAVAKLGLLVMGTQTAAIGGVIAADRMGKGLRTAPRDALITLSAPPGLLGRAFGVHRTLDAAGAFLGPLVALGVLTATGSAAVTAASRDAFDAVFVCSFCVAAFGVLLLVLFVKEHRDPLAASRPRARDLAALAADPRARRLTAAGCVLGLATIGDGFVYLLLQRRSGLAIGWFPMLAVGTNLTYLLLAGLAGATADRLGRQRVLLGGYVLLAAIYLVLATPWQGTPMIAIVLLLNGAFYASTDGVLMALAGPVLPQTLRTTGLAMIQTGQAVAYLGSSVLFGLVWQRWDTTTAVLVAFTLTLLAGVATAVLVRPRAR; via the coding sequence GTGTACCTGTCGACCGTAGATCGCCCGGCGGCGACCGGCGCGGGTCGCCGCTGGACGGCCATCGGGGCCAACGTCTTCGCGCTCGGTCTGGTCAGCCTGGTCACCGACGTGTCGGCCGAGATGGTCACCGCCGTCCTGCCCGCGTACCTGGTGCTCGGGCTCGGGCTGACGCCACTGGCGTACGGGGCAGTCGACGGGCTCTACACGGGGGCGACCGCTGTGCTCCGGCTCGCCGGGGGCTGGCTCGCCGACCGTACGCGCCAACGCAAGACCGTCGCGGGCATCGGCTACGGCGTCTCCGCGGTCGCCAAGCTCGGCCTGCTCGTGATGGGTACGCAGACCGCCGCCATCGGCGGGGTGATCGCCGCCGACCGGATGGGCAAGGGACTGCGTACCGCGCCCCGGGACGCGCTGATCACCCTGTCCGCCCCGCCGGGTCTGCTGGGCCGGGCGTTCGGCGTACACCGGACCCTGGACGCGGCGGGCGCCTTCCTCGGGCCGCTGGTCGCGCTCGGCGTCCTGACCGCCACCGGCTCCGCGGCGGTGACGGCCGCCTCGCGGGACGCGTTCGACGCCGTCTTCGTGTGCAGCTTCTGTGTCGCTGCCTTCGGCGTACTCCTGCTTGTGCTTTTCGTGAAGGAGCATCGCGACCCGCTGGCCGCGAGCCGGCCGCGCGCCCGTGACCTGGCCGCGCTGGCCGCTGATCCGCGAGCCCGGCGGCTGACCGCGGCCGGCTGCGTGCTGGGCTTGGCGACGATCGGCGACGGCTTCGTGTACCTGCTGTTGCAGCGGCGATCGGGCTTGGCGATCGGCTGGTTCCCGATGCTCGCGGTCGGCACGAACCTGACCTATCTGCTGCTCGCGGGCCTGGCCGGGGCGACGGCCGACCGCCTCGGGCGGCAGCGCGTGCTGCTCGGCGGATACGTGCTGCTCGCAGCGATCTATCTGGTGCTGGCTACCCCGTGGCAGGGCACACCGATGATCGCAATCGTCCTGCTGCTCAATGGCGCCTTCTACGCGAGCACCGACGGCGTGCTCATGGCGTTGGCGGGTCCGGTGCTGCCCCAAACGCTGCGGACCACCGGCCTCGCGATGATCCAGACCGGGCAGGCCGTCGCCTACCTCGGCTCGTCGGTCCTGTTCGGCCTCGTCTGGCAGCGCTGGGACACGACCACCGCCGTGCTGGTCGCGTTCACGCTCACGCTGCTCGCCGGGGTCGCGACCGCCGTCCTGGTGCGGCCACGTGCGCGCTAA